The following nucleotide sequence is from Vitis vinifera cultivar Pinot Noir 40024 chromosome 14, ASM3070453v1.
GAGGAGGTGGTTTTAGATGATAATATAGTGATtgttttttaactaaataaaaaaaacctaaaatatttaactttttctattaagttaaaagtacaTTGTGCatattaatcaatataattaaaacgaacctgttatcaataagtttagtttaattatattggttgatgttaataaattatttttaactgaatagaaaaagccaaatattttacGTTGacttatattgattttttctattcaaccaaaaaataaacatcatctaaattatataacaaaaataataaagctAGATACGTAGATCACCATACTCCTGCTAGAAGTTGCGATAATGATGCCCATTTTCCCATATGGTCCTTATTCTTCCCAAACCATAGACCCCTTTCTTAATTAAATTGGTGGCTGCAAGGAAGAAGCTAGCTAGCTTTCAAATTTGTGAAAGAAAATGTTTGTTTTACACCCATTTGCTTGCAGGGACGAATCTGTCTGCTAATGAATCAAAGGTtaggtgttttttgtttttaaacctTTACGAGCAAAGTTGATGCCAGAGTTGCCAATTAGGTTCCTGTCAAAACTTCACGTGTAGAAGCAATCCATGCCAGCAGGAGGTGCTgcccaacttttttttttttttttttggtaattgtcCCTATCTTGTTGGAACAATTGCCCTTGTTGATCTTTGAAGTTTGCTTCCATGTGCTTCATTTCCCATCCGTGGGTACGATGTTGAATACCAtagaaaatttagaatttatttgaaaaacgtttttaaaattgaaaattattttataatattttagaggacaaaaaagtttatttaaaaatttaaaatgttcttaacatatttttttatatttttaacttttacatattttatttttaatcagttttcatatttatgaaattaactttttaaaatatttttcataaaataagtgaaaacaacttaataatattattttaaaatattatattttttattttttggttatcaaatgtgttttttttttgctttttattttaaaaattaaaaatcaaaaaatcatttttaaaaatagttatcaaataaagtcttaaattttgtttaataatgtttttaaaacaattttaagttttgaattacttttaaaaataaaatgaggttTAGAACTTaagcatgaaaaataaatttttgatttATTCTTCACAAAAGCACTctgaaatttatgaaatatgttttaaatttacaaaaagttttctattttaaagaaaataaaattctttaaagaatatttttagataaGAAAAGGAAGGGAGAGAATGGAAAACATAGAAGGGGGTGTTGATGGGTCAGCTCCTAGGTAGGTGGAAGAGGATTAAATTATCCACCATTTTTCAACTACAAACAACACTGTTTAATAAATTTAGGGCACAACCAAGACCACATTTTCTATGGGACACATAGATGGCCACCAACCCATAAGTTGGAAACACTGCACTTCCTTGTAACCCTTTAGTGTCCTTAGGTTAGGGACACACAGTAATGAATGACAAAGGACCCCAAGGCTAGCTTCCAACATTAAGATCTCAATGATTGGACTTATCAAGATTTTGTTACTAACTTTactcaaaaaataatactaaatcaACCACAATggctcattaaaaaaaatgatatgtaaattgTGGATTCAAATTTTAAcggcttaattttttttaaaattaatttccccATATTTTGGTCCTAATTTTCTTGGAATACAAGGGAATTACTTGGGTTCAGTAGGGTTTCTTTGCCTAGTAACACAAGCTACATGGACTAGCCAACAATTTGATGATCACAAACATTTGTTTTGTAAGTAATTGACAGAAGTCTGAGAACTAAGTGTCAACAAATGCTGCCCCGATTCTCCTGCAGTGAGTTCTATGTTCTAATCCCAACAGCAATAAAGAAACAAACTTCAAACACCAACAATCTCTTTTGCcttttcacttaaaaaaaacaaaggctTCTTGGAGGAAATGAAGGATAAAATTGATGTCTAACAAGCAACATCCATGCAGTTGCAGAAGAATAATTTTCACCGTTGTGTATTTTGGATGGTAGCCCACATTAGTACAAGCTAGTCTTAAGAATCTAGACCTTGGGACATAAGTAGATGtggggacttttttttttcccatcatgCTGGTCCCAATGGCCTTCCCATTCTTCATTTCCAAGATCAGCATTGTGGACAGTCAAGGGtgtaatttgtatttttgtgaGTTTATCCCCCCTGATCCCTCGTCATGCCGGTAATTGAGGGTGCAAATTGAGATTAACCCGGGCAGATAAAACCCTAAAACTGGATTGATGATCAAAGTTTTGAATTATTGCTCCATACATGGTTAAGTGTTTCAACATTGTTCTTTCCAAAATGGGGTAAAGATCAGTAATGAACAATAGTGACAATAACGACATTGTTAGTAACCATAATGTTGATATATTAATCAGATAACCAGGTTAGATGCAGCTAAGTCTATGATGCTAACATAATAGAAGGCTATAGACATAGGCCACTATGAATTAGCAGCtatgattaataaattaaaCTGTTGCTTTACCAGAAAACCAGCATATTGATTCTGATATCCATTCACTAACCCACAGTTAGAAAAGTTGATTAGGGAAGTGGGGCATTAGGAACAGTTCATCCCTACTCACATGGGATAGCCTGCAGCAGTGAATTGAGTTCATTCTTATCTCTCATGGGTTCATCATTCTGGCCATCTTAAGCAAATCCCAAGTGATAAAGGTTGGTAATTCGATCCCACcatttatatatagataaaattcGAGCTTGAGGCTTGATTCATTGTTAGAAGTCACTACTTCTGATCTGTATTTGAATGGCAAGTAGTAATCACAAAACATAGTGACCATCCCATTTTGAATGTGGATCTCTCTAAATAATAAATCAGTACATAACTTAACAGATCTCAATAGGCCCCATCCCCATCAAGCCTCATCTCTTATAAAATGCATCTGCCCAAACATTTCATTTCACCCATTAAGGGGGGGAACAAATGACACTCCAAAAGAATACTTTGAAAACATCCCAtttcacttcaaaaaaaaaaaaaaaaaaacaaaacaattaatatatttttgattTAGTGTCatgtcaaattttatttttgaatcttAATCTGTACtattaataaaagtataaagAAATACAGATAAAAGAGATGTAGACagaaagagatgaaatcattgtaaAGTATAAAGTGTAAAGAAATGCAACTTTTGTTTTTGGTAGAAATAGAATGGAAAAACCCCAACTTGCAacacaaccatttttttttggaagaaatttgtaataataagtttttgataaaaaggtgagaaagttttttcaatcttttaacTGTAGAGTCCAAGATGCtccctcttttttatttaattatttaattatttttaattttttaattttttaatttatttttactcatGATAAAAACAGATTTTCAGAAGATTACTTTTTGATTACAGTGGTGCAGTGTGTAGCTGTTGTAAATTGTGATGATTCCGCAAAAGACATGAAAAGGTCGGGGAATCCTGGTAAAGCATTGAGATTTGAGAGTTGAGTTGATTTGACCAGTGCTGAGCAACAGTTTACAAGCAGATTTTATATCCATTACTGCTGAATCACATTAATTGCTTAGTTGTTTGGCCCTTCACCTTCTCCATCATAATCAGCTTCTTGGGGTTCTTCACTGAGATGTTTGACCatcattattaatattaaaaatttacagTTACAAACAAAGATCAAAACAAAACTGAAAACCCAACAAAAGTTACAGAATTTTTAAtgggtttttggtttttgatttgATTCCACTTAACCCCACAAAAGGGAAAAATAGATAAACAAATAGATAAATGGGAAAGAAGATTTAATTGTCTGATAATCAGTCTCAGTCACCTTCGTTAGAAATCAAGAAAATCCCAAGAAATACCTTACAAATTCATGCTTCTAATTTACTGTATTGTAAGGGCATCTCTCTCCTCATCACCTACCACTGATAACTCCATCCCTTCTTATTATCCCAACCACTCAGAATTCCATGTCCTTGCACTTCTCTCTGCAAACACAGGAGTTCTGTTGTCCATTTTGGGTTGAGTTTTTGAAGAAGAAGGTTCAAGTGTGGTGTCAGAAAGCTCCTTCACAGCTTAGATTTAGACTCGCATTTGCTCCACGAACAAGGAAATCTCTGCAAATTGGCTATATAATTGGTGTTCTTGAGTATTGGGTTGATTTGCCATTCTTTTGATTGGGTCCTTATAACATGTGTGTTTGGGTTTCTTTGGTCAGAGATCTAGGGTTGGTGTTTTGTTCTTTGTCCAACAGGAGGCTATGGTGAAGGGGTTTCAGAGATCTGGTCTCTAGAGCTTTACTTTTGTAAATCCTACCATTATTCAAAGGTAAGAAAATCAAAAGCttctaaatttatgaaaattttctttgctttcatgttttcagtattttatttatttatttacttatcatTACAATGTTTCCCATGAAAactttatgttgatgatgatGTAATGGccataataaaatagaaaattggtACTTTTTGTTTCTGGGATCTTCTGTTTCCATCCTGTTTCTGATCTGTGCATTGGATGATTGGAATGCAGTATTCTGGGGttcttattttgatatttatgcTTCTTGCAACCTTTGGTGTGTGTAGATTTTACATGTGTGTTTATGCTCATTCTCTTGGATCTTGTTAGCTTTGTGTAGAAGTGGGGAGTTCTTTTATTCACTTATCAATGACATAATTGAAATTCCGGGCTTGTGTCATTTGTATTTGGGACAATTGAAATTCCGGGCTTGTGTCATTTGTATTTGGGACAATTGAAATTCCGGGCTTGTGTCTTTTGTATTTGGGACCTTAGGAGGAGTTAAGGATGAGAAGTTTGTTGCATGGAAcaatattaacattaattgtATATACTTGATTTTGCATAAGCAAATTTGTGATTTTGATGTTTCTTGTACCAACTTTGTAGGTATATCAACACTAGAAAGCATGACAACTGATCTTAATGCTGAACTATCCAAGAAAACTGATGTCTTGGGTCTCAAGGTTTGGGAATTGATTGGGATTGTTGTCGCATTATTCATCATAATTATCCTGTGTGTGTTATCATTGTGTCTCACTTCAAGGAAGAAATCAAGAAGTTCTAGAGATAGGCTTCCCGTTAATCAAATCCCAACTGTTTCAAAGGAAATCAAGGAAGTAAGGGTGGAGCAAGTATCGACAAATGAATTTGTTCCACGTGATGGGATTCTTCTTACCATTCATGACAAATCCAGTGACAAAGAATCAGATAAGGTCCTGGTCCATTTGGGTATGGGGAAGACAAAGAATGGAGATAATAGCAGTCAATCTGGTTCATTTCATCATTTAGAGAAAGATGGATGTGGGTCTCAATCAGGGGAAGAAGGGAGCTCTGGCACAGTTACCGTGTACAAGCCTTCTTCATCATATCCAATAACTGCTCCTTCTCCTCTTGTTGGTTTGCCTGAATTCTCTCATTTGGGTTGGGGTCACTGGTTCACATTAAGGGATCTTGAACTTGCGACAAATCGGTTTTCAAAGGAAAATGTGCTTGGTGAAGGTGGATATGGAGTGGTTTACAGAGGACAGTTGATCAATGGGACGCCAGTGGCAGTTAAAAAGATCCTCAACAACCTGTGAGTTTAAACATCGCTCCGTTGTGTTTCCGACTTTGTtatgatttcttatttattcCTCTGGTGAGTTCTTCTAGAGTTTAACTTCTAAACTTATTTTCTTCAGGGGTCAAGCAGAGAAAGAATTTAGAGTTGAAGTTGAAGCTATTGGGCATGTGCGCCACAAGAATTTGGTTCGGCTTCTTGGATATTGCATTGAAGGGACCCATAGGTACTCTTTTTGTTTTACAGTAATCCAGTTaaatagtttttctttttttctcccttgTTTACCTTAAATATTGTACAGGTAGCATCAGCACCCAAATTCTAGGATCTAGTTTACTGATATGAGAAAAAAAGCCCTGGtctgatttttattaaaatttcagGATGTTGGTCTATGAGTATGTCAGCAATGGGAATTTGGAGCAATGGCTTCATGGAGCTATGCGCCAGCATGGATTTCTTACTTGGGATGCCCGCATGAAGATTCTTCTCGGGACAGCTAAGGCGTAAGTCAATTACTTTATGTCCTTGCCAGCATTTCTTTCCTCATTTAATGTGATATACTGGTTGCAGTCTTGCCTACTTGCATGAGGCCATTGAGCCAAAAGTGGTGCACCGGGACATTAAATCAAGTAACATTttgattgatgatgatttcaATGCCAAGGTTTCTGATTTCGGCCTGGCCAAGTTGTTGGGTGCTGGGAAAAGTCATATCACAACTCGAGTTATGGGAACCTTTGGGTAAGTATTATTTCTAGTGCATGATATTACCTAGATGTCTCaatgttttgttttcttattctaGATATTAGTTTattaagttattattttttacactGATTGTGGAGGGTTACGTAATCATATCTGATTTCTCATATTCACTTCTCTTAAGCTCCTCAACCTCCTCCCTATCTCTTCTAAATGTTACAGATATGTGGCTCCTGAATATGCAAATACTGGccttttgaatgaaaaaagtgATGTTTATAGCTTTGGGGTTGTGCTTTTGGAAGCAATTACTGGAAGAGATCCTGTGGACTATGGTCGCCCTGCCCAAGAGGTATGCAATAGTTATACTCTAGTAAAAGTTTATCAAACTGCCAAAAGACCGTGCTGAATAATTATCAAGGCAATGCAATTTTGCTTCACTGTTGTAGTTACTGAATACTAAGCAATTATCAGTTGGCCATTTGTGATTTGAATTCTCTCATTAGTATCCACTAGTGATGCAATTTGTTCTGGGTTGGCTTAGAGTGGAATTAATCTGATCCCCTAGGCTGCTTTTATTGTTCTGAGTAATATGAGAAATGACAAAGATCAGTTTGGTTTGTCAGTTGATAGGTTGGGTAAGATCTATTCACTGATTCAATCAATTTCCCCActtatcaaagtttaattttgaaactttttgtGCTTAGCAAAAGGTACCATCATGATTTAATGGAATCATGTAGGAAATGCAGTtttgcattattatttttcccgaacagaaattaaaaaaaaaaaaaaaaaaagaagagaaaagaaaaaaatgcttgACACTCAGCagcttcatttctttcattatACAGTATCCTTGCAAACCCTCTTTTTCAGCTTAGTCAAAGTTTTGTTCTGAAGCTTTTTGAGGTCTAGTGAAATGTACATTTACTATTTCATGGAATCATGTAGGAAAATGCAGTTTTGCATTTACTATGCCTCCTAacaaattaagaagaaaaaagattGATACTCATCAGATTCACTTCGTTCTCCTTGTAAACCAACCCCCCACCACATGATCTGGATCTTTCTCAGTCACAATGTTGGAGTTATAATTGGAAATGAATTTGTAATGTTTTGCAGGTTAATCTGGTTGATTGGCTTAAAATGATGGTTGGAAGCAGGAGGTCAGAAGAAGTTGTAGACCCAAACATTGAGGTCAGACCATCTACAAGAGCCTTAAAACGAGCTCTTTTGACTGCTCTGAGATGTGTTGATCCAGATTCTGAGAAGAGACCCAAAATGGGCCAAGTTGTACGTATGCTCGAGTCTGAGGAATATCCCATACCAAGAGAGGTTAGTTTCTGATTTTATCTCTGCAACACAAACTTTTGCAATTTTAGAAATATCCGACTTAACTGCTTCCTGAATTACACTAT
It contains:
- the LOC100261416 gene encoding probable receptor-like protein kinase At2g42960; the encoded protein is MTTDLNAELSKKTDVLGLKVWELIGIVVALFIIIILCVLSLCLTSRKKSRSSRDRLPVNQIPTVSKEIKEVRVEQVSTNEFVPRDGILLTIHDKSSDKESDKVLVHLGMGKTKNGDNSSQSGSFHHLEKDGCGSQSGEEGSSGTVTVYKPSSSYPITAPSPLVGLPEFSHLGWGHWFTLRDLELATNRFSKENVLGEGGYGVVYRGQLINGTPVAVKKILNNLGQAEKEFRVEVEAIGHVRHKNLVRLLGYCIEGTHRMLVYEYVSNGNLEQWLHGAMRQHGFLTWDARMKILLGTAKALAYLHEAIEPKVVHRDIKSSNILIDDDFNAKVSDFGLAKLLGAGKSHITTRVMGTFGYVAPEYANTGLLNEKSDVYSFGVVLLEAITGRDPVDYGRPAQEVNLVDWLKMMVGSRRSEEVVDPNIEVRPSTRALKRALLTALRCVDPDSEKRPKMGQVVRMLESEEYPIPREDRRHRRTQAGSMEIESQKENSDTDQSENLGSRSESRGYHRT